In the Zingiber officinale cultivar Zhangliang chromosome 5A, Zo_v1.1, whole genome shotgun sequence genome, CAACTCAGTCGCACTGCCCGCTCAACTGTGCTACTCGGTCGGCTACTCTACCCAACTGACCTCTTGCTCTTGTCAGTCAAGTACTCGCCCGCTCGATCGATCTAGCCACTCGGCCTGATCAGCTACTCTACTGTACCACTCGCCCGGATGTTGCGTTGTTCGGCCGATCTGCCCACTCAACTGCACTGCCACTCGGCCGCTTGATCTGCTGCTCTGCCCGCCCGGCCACTTGGCTGCTCTGCTCGCTCAGCCACTCTGCAGTCAGCACTTGGCAGAAATCAGACCCCACTGACAGTCTGAGATTATTTACTCATGTCATCttgatagataagttgaatttaatttaatgtatTTAAATTCACTAATTTTCGCTTATGTAACAGATTGTCCAACCTCGGAGTATAAATAAACCAAATCGAGTTGAATATGCAGAAAAATCTAAggttcgaattcggctcgaaataggtatattcgagttcgagctcgattcgaagctcgaaaaattcaaaatttttattcgAGTTTGGCTCGAGCTCGGATTCGAGTTCGGCTAGAAAGATTCGAACATGTTCGTGAACTATTAGAATTATTACTCGAAAATAGGTGTTTGAAAGgatcgaaatttatttatttaatatatatttaacttatattaataaaatattaagactCACGAGCGGCTCACGAACTAtcgaataatataatttgggctcgagttcgaCTTGAAAAAaaattcgaacatgttcgaattcCGCTCGAATTCAATAAATTCAAATACAAATCGAATATTTTTCGGGCCAGCTCGAAAAGCTTGCGAGCCGGCTGAATTCGTTTGAAGCCCTAATCCAACCTGTCTGACGGATGTTTTGGGCATAGGATTACGACAAGGAAATCAGAAACCATCCCCCCACCCTGCTTCTTGAAAGATCTGCCTACAGAGCGAGGAGGAAATTATGAGGATGGtagacgaagaagaagatgaagtaagTTGCATAGATTCTGCTGTGAAATTTCGATGCATTCCTCTTGGAGACAAGGTCTAATTGAATCGATTGAGCTATACCACGGCTTCAGTTTGTGTGCTGTTATGGCTCCATTTCTTTAATTTGAGCCATCTGATTTCACAACCCAAACAGAACAAAGCAGGCAAATTTCTTAATTTTAGACTCCTTTTAAGATACGCCGCCGCCAAAGTCGACTGCGAGGCCGCCTCCGACAAGTCCCAGCTGGTCCTCCAAGTAGCGGTGCAGCAACCGTCGCTCTGCCGCCGCCACCGACTCTGGCTCTCGTTGGCACTCCATCGTTTCCAGCCGCCCGAGCCGGAAGCAAACCCTGGTGAGGCAGAGCAGGGGGAAGGAGAGGCAAGCGAGAGGGAGTAGCACTGGCGAGCAGCAGACCAGGGCTAGCACCAGGAACGCCGACCGCAGCCTCCCGCGGCCACCGCTCCCCGTCAGCGGACGCCACGGCAGCGGACACCGACGGCCCGTCGCCGCCGCGAGCCTCACGTTTCCATGCCCACTCCCGCTGCTCCTCCTATTTGCAGCCATTTCCTTTCTCGCCTCGACTGCACAGTTGTATCGAGATTAAGCACTTCAATTTGGAGATCGATCGCGAATCGAGTGATTTTCTAGTCAGTTTTTGGGATTTAAAATTGAGTTCGTCGATATTTTTACTGGAGGAGTGAAGAAACATGAATTACGTGCAAGTCGTGATGATGGGCAGCATGGATAACGTTGCGTGACGTGTCGAGTTGTTTAAAATACGACCGCGTGTCGCACCTGTTCCAATCACGCCGGTTTGTTTAGTTTGGTCTTGGATCCAgctgttgatttttttttccaaattattatttttgtcaaTGTGTTCAGGATAAATACCGGGTTTGACCAAATGAGTAAGtaaatttggaaaaaaattaaAGCACCACTTTGAGAATGAAGAAAAGCATATTAATTTGAGTGTGTTCTTATTCTGATCCTCCTGTCAACTTTAACTTTTCACATACTAATTTTCAATATAGACGagtcatattttcaaaaaatctaatctaaaaataatttttgtttcgTCATGTCTCTCACTCTCTCCGTTGGGTGACATTGAGTTTCATGTTTACCATACATCTTTCTATTATTATAAACACAACATTATCATGAATAGGACCTGAAATAAGCAATTAAGAGCTCCGTTAAACTCTTTACAACTTTAGAAACCCACGAAATCTAAAATTAAGTCCAATCAAACCTATTTAGGTTGATTTTGGAAGAAATCTAATGATAGACCTAGACATATCCGATTAAACTCATTTCATGTCTTGTAGATTTTTGAAGTTGCAAGGAGTCTAATAATGTCATCCTCCATTGCTTATTTCAACTTTTCCAGAGATGTTACAATATTATGATAATTTTTAGCTAGAATGAGGTCCTAGTCTCGAGGAAATAAGCTTTCATTGGACCTGACATGAATCAAATCAGACCTAGAGGATTTGAATCAGCACTACCACGGGCTTGCTCTAATTCAAATGAGACCCAACATGGGCCTAATTTCTAGGAGACCGGGACCACATTCTAGCTGAAAGTTGGCATAATATTGTAACACCTCCGGAGAAACCGAAATAAGTAATAAAGGGCACCGTTGGACTTCTTGCAGCCTCAAAAATTCACAGGACCTGAAATAAGTACAATCGGATCTGTTTAAGTCTATCAGTAGATTGTGGTCAAAATCCAGTAATCGACCTAAACATGTCCAATTAGACTAATTTCATATCTTGTGGGTTTCTATGGTAGTAAGAAGTCTAACAATATTCGTCGTTGCTTATTTCAACCTCTATAGGGGTGCTATAATATTATACTAACTTTCAGCTAGAATGTAATCTTATTCTCTAAGAAAtcagacccacattgggcctAATCTATATTAGACCAAACTCATAAGTCAAAACCTTATGATGGACCTAAATAAGTCTGATTAGATTCATTTCAAGTCTTATGGATTTCTAAGACTACAAGAAATTCAACGATGTCTTTCATTGCTTATTTCCACCTCTACGGAGATGCTACAATGTTATGCTAACTTTCAATTAGAATGTGGTCCTAGTATCTGGAAAATCAAGGCCACCTCGGGCCTAATCTGAATCAAACCAGACCCATGGTAGTGTTGATTCAGATCCTCTGGGCCTGATAAGATTCAAATCAGGCTTAATGTGAGCCTGATTTCTCAGAGACTAGGACCGCATTTTAGTTAAAATATAACTAACATTGTAACACCTCCGGagaaatcaaaataagcaatagTGGGCACCATTAGACTCTTTGTAATCTCATAAATTCATAGGATTTGAAATGGGTCCAATTTGACTTATCTACATCCATCAGTTGGTTTTGACCAATCTATACAGATTTGATTACTCATTTCAGATCCCGTGAATTTTTGAGATAGTAAAGAGTCCAACGATGCCTTCATTGCTTATTTCAGATCTTATTCGGAATGGCATTGAGTTTATAACAAAGAGAAGAAGTATGATAAGCACATAGCTCAATGTCACACAACGGAGAGAGGATGAGACATGCTGATGTCACATGCATCCGAACAACAAAATTTACTTTcgaattagattttttaaaaatgcgGCTCGGATGCATTGAAAATCGACATGTGAAAAACTAATATTGACATAAGAAATAGAACGGAAAGGTCACCCAAATCAATATGCTTTTTGGTCAGGTATGATGCGTgagttaaaaattttctaaatctaTGTATGTCTTTGATCAATTTCAGAAATAAATATGTAAATGGTGTATGTTTACTATTTTAATagaattttctaatttaaaattttttataaatattcattttattttctttaaggaAAAAGCTAACCCACTCACCTCAATCCTCTATTATTAAATATGGTTCATTCATATCTAACCCTGGtcacataaataaatatatatatatatatatatatatatatatagttttgttaAAATACATACCTGTTCATGCGGACTCGTCCGCGACCcacaatttgattttttttaatattttttttttattttttaaatataaattttcttttgtttatatatatatatatatatatatataaggatttTTTACATTAAAAAAAGGACATGGTAGCAGCAGAATCCATGCCGCGATCTCCGACAGGTTCACCCCCTGGGCTATAGTGTGGATGGATCCAGGCGACCTGAGGCCGCCGACGGTGGCAGATGGCTGGCGACCGGGCGGGTGGCGGGCGCGCGAGGAGGCACGGTGAGCGGATGGCCGACGGGCGAGGAGGCGTGGTGAGCAGCTTCGGCGAGAGAAAAacttatatttaacaaataaaaaaatatttaaaaaaatcaactttTGTAGATCGCGGATGAGTCCGCCGACGGCCTCCGACCGCCTGGATCCACCCACACTATAGCCCAAGGGGTGAACCCGTCGAAGATCGCAACATAATAATAAATTTCCTTCAATAATATTGcatgaataatttataaatattatttattaacttatataaaatctaattatcaaaaataatatacatatatataatatttgtgaataattttataattttttatgttctttttaaatttagtatttataatatgttttagaaaattctaaaatttataaaaagataaaaaaaacttaTGTATGTTGCTCGACTAGTATTTTTATTAAAAGACTATCTAATATTCCAAAATAAAAATGCcttcttatttttattaatttactaGAATTCCCACAAAAAAACACGATATCAAACACTGATTGGCacttaaataaacatgaataTTTGAAATCTAATAAAGATATATAACCCATAGTTTTGAGTACAAGCTAAGCAATGCCAGTAATTAGAGAAGATACACTCACCTAGCAAGCCAACTACTGCTACATCCATTGCAGTTGTGGTGGTGAAACATTTATCTATCATCCATTGCAGTTGTGGTGGTGAAACATTTATCTGtcagaataataagaaatgaactGCAACACAGATTAATCGAGCCTACAGCGAACAAAATTGTACATCTCATGCCCTTTGTCAGGAGAGTCAAGAAAACAAGTTTGAGGAAAGCAAAATCAGCACAACTGAACTGGTAATAAAGCTCAGAGCAATTCCACCCAGCAAAATCCAATCTATTGCGACTAATTTACTACACACGTGCGCTGCTTCTTGGTTATTTACCAGATTAATTTCGTTACTCTCTCCTTGTGGTCTTCTCTTACGCAGCGGCATAGACTTAGTTGAGGCAATGAATGTTATCTCACTGTGGCTTCCATTCATAGCAGTCTTGGTATGGCCTTCATGTTCAGTGCTACTAATTTGCTGGCCACATGAATTCTCACCGAGGCATTGGCAGGGCATAGGATCCTCTGAGCATTCACAGTTTACACATGAAATTGAAGATCCTGCTAGAGGTCTTCCTAGGTGTGCGGCATCCTCAACAAAAACTGGAGTCTCAGTAATTTCACCAAAAACAGACCATCTTCCCACAGAGGTGATCTTTGCATCCACTGAGGTCCCCAACATACTTTCAGGAGCAATCACAAGGACTTGGATATATTCCTTCGTATGACCAACCTGTCGTGTAAATAAAAGATCAGTTTGTGTAAGGTAGTGACGCAGATTCTAGTTTGATGGGATACCTTGATTGATAATATCATTACTACAAGGCAAATAATTGTTGTCAATATTGACAAAGTTACATAATTGGCATACCAGATGAACTCCATCAGTAGCAATTTCAGTAATCCATATCCTCAGAGTTTGGCCTGTCATACCCTGGTATGGAGAGAATGACTCAAAAACCGAAGTAAGTTCACGACTGTGATTCTTAACTACAGTGCTAGGGACCTTCTTCATCCTTGCAGCAGGGGTACCTAAAACAATTACAAAAACTAGTAGCTCAACAAATGGTAAGACCAAGTCTTTTCTTAAATTAAACTAGGAATGGCTTTTACATGTTAAGACTTAATCTGCCTTGATTTTAGCAAATTGAGTTTCTAGTTGAGCGCATTGAGTGGCAAATTGAGTTTCAGTGCAATATGGAGCTCAAATCGAGTTTGAATGTGTCGAGCCGATTAAATTCAAGTGAACCAATGGTTCACTCAAAACAGCTTGACTGAGATTAAATGTGTAGGATTTAGTTCCTACTTGGCTCCTTCGCTCCCTACCCCATGCAACAAAGCCCCACTCCCAATTTGGTAAAGTTCACATCGCAGAACCCCTATTTAGAAAGCTTGGCACCGCCTCTTCTCGATTTGGAATGACATTCTAAACAGAGTGGGATCAACAACCTAACTCCTTTCTCCTAGAGCCTTGTATGAGCATATGATCGTCCCCAAGCTGAGACTTTTGTTCTCAGTTGGATGGAAGCCTCCACGTGACTGTAAGCTATGTTGGTGATGGCAAATATGTATGCTTATTCCTCCTAGCCAAGAAAACCTAGCCAAATGAGATCTCCGTGGAGTAGCAAGACAGTTCCGCTTTCCCGTTCCCATGCATTTCCTCTCTATCAATGGATGGGACTATCAGGTTTGCTTGTTTGCAGTGCATATGCCAACTCCCTCCAACTCGAATTCAACATTAGAGGAGTTCACAACTTCTGAGAATTTGTAAGTTGTTTCCTTCCAGATCAGGCAACCTTAAGATTCTTCTTCAGAGTCAAAGTAGCCTCCTCCGAGGGTGGGCAACAAGCAGAGGGGTGCAACCCCGCATCAGGTGTGCTACACTGAGCAATTGACATAAATAGAGGAAAGCAACATTATACCTTATTGGAGATCACATGCTATCAAGGACATTATGGTTGTGTGACAGTTAGCATTGCTAATACATAATTTGTGATCTTACGACCTTAGAGATATTTTAGACGTGATATTTAGGATCATTGATGCCCAGCTGGAAATCACATGGCCTTAGTGAGAGCATTATGCTAGAGGGGTGCCTTTGGGTCTATCTGGATATTCCACCCATCTGCGTTCTAACTACTATAAAATAGGACTTCAAAAAATACGATTTCAAAGAGGAAAAATTCAATCTCAAAAATCCATTATTGAAAGAAATAATAACACATTTCAAAtagattaaaaatattaaaagcaACTAATTTCTCAATCCAAAAAAAAATACCATACAATTAATAAATATTCACATCATCCAAGTAAACTTAAATATTAATCAGACCACAAGTACAAAACAAACAAGTGACTAAAATTGCTGCAGTTAAATTCTTGAGGTGGTCAATCAGTCAAGTGCAACTTTTGTCCATTGTTTTAAGAATAGCATTGGATTTTGGAAGTTGATTAACACCAATATTTATATATTGCGCATCTCActtgtttgtttttatatttattggACTAATTTAAGTTATTGAAATATGGACAAGAAAAATATAGAGAAACAAAATGTTGATGATCAATCTTCTGATCCTTCATTCAATCTCAAATCGTGGTATGATGTGGTGACTCTCCCACCTAAGAAGAGGGTTTATGGATTTGAACATGATCAACACTCTAGACGATCATACAATAGAAGTTCACATATTCTAACAAGTTATGAAATGTGTTTCAATGAGAAGAACAAAGAACTATCACTAGAAATTGAAGACATGCTAATAAGAGAATGGAGGAagaaattaagtaaaaaaaaaattgaaacttgttaTTAAAGAAAGTAGGCAGAGGGAATATAAAGCTTATCGAGGAAGGTAGGCGGAGAGAAAATCTCAAGGAGATGATTCATAAAATGATTCACAAGGTGGGATATatgaataatttattttttcagaGAATTTGGTTACCGTGACACTATGATAAATGATGTAAAGATTAGATTACTTgtgaaatttgaaaatttatttagttACTTATCGTCTGATTAATGATTAAGTTTACTTGGATAAACAGGACAGCCTGGTGGACGAAGCTCCTGCAATACGGGATTCCAGGGAAGGATCTATTGCACGCAACCTTACCCtacttttttgcaagaggttgtttccagggtcttaaagggcagcccggtgcacgaagctcccgctatgcgggatactagagaaggatccattgtacacagtcttaccctacttttttgcaagaggctattttcaATATTCGAACcggtgaccttttggtcacaaagcaacattAAGTTTACTTGGATGATGTGAATATTTATTTATACTCGTTTTTGGATTGagaaattagtttttttaatatttttaatcaatttgaaATGTGTTATTGTTAGTGTAATAGTTTGATGGATCCATACATAATATTTGTCTATATGATTATGTGGaaaattttagagaaaaaaaaatattagtgtAGCCTATATTGAAAcaattaaagatatgtatgagGATATCATGACAAGAGTGAAACTTTAGACGGATTAACTAAAGTGTTTCCTATAAAGATTGGGTTACATCAAGGATGAGCTCAAAGTCCCTACCTTTTTATACTatttatggatgaactcactaggCATCCAAGACATGTTAACatggtgcatgttatttgcaaatgatattattttggtggaTGAGACACATAAAGCAGTAAATATTAAGCTCGAATTTTGTCAGAAAACTCTGGAAGTAAAAGGTTTTAAATTTAGTAaagtaaagacagaatatatgaaatttaaatttagtagtATTAGAAATAGTAAGGCAAATGTTAAGTTAAGTGATGAGTTACCTGCAaagctttaagtatttaggatcattttttaaAAGGATAAAGGGATTGATAGAGATGTTTACATAGGATACAAGCAAGATGGTTGAAATAGTGGATGACGTCAAGTGTTATTTGTGATCATAAGGTACCTCTAAAGCTTAATTGAAAGTTATACAAAACGAcagttagacttgctatgttatatagagctgaatgttgggttatAAAGCGAGTACACAAATAAAATATGAGAGTCGTAGAGATGAGCATGTTAAGGTGGACATTTTTACATAAGTTGGTGGGCATACGAGAATGAACAAAAATTTAGACGCATTTAAGATAGTATGGGAGCATACTTAGACatccaataaatgctccagttaccCGATGTAGGATTATAACAAATACACACATTAAATAAGGAAGACTAAACACTtaattagtaataataaaattcatttaaatatagatgatgatgatATAGGAGGGGATAGAGCCCAATAAAATAGGAGGATTCATATAACTAACCCCACTTAGTGAAATACAAGCTTGGTTGTTGTTTgttttctaatttttcttttgGCTTGTATCATATATTTACTATTAGCATTATTAATTCATGAGAAATATTTGTGGTATACTTTCTTAGCTTTCTACTTTTATAATCTTTGAGATACATATTATATTGTTATTactattattttaattatctctATTTGCCAATAATATTATGTGAGGGTGCTGCAAGTGTTAGCATGTCCACCACATTATTCAATATCCAGCACGAGGTCTTACCTAGAGGATTGTGTGCGACAAGGTCTTACCTAAAGAATTCTGTGCAACAGAAAAGAGCTCATTCATGGCATGGCAACAATCAAATGTACCAAAATCCACAATAGTTGAATAGTCTCAACTTTGCCACAATTCCAACCATAATGTGCAAGCATCTTAGACTaaaataacttatattaatagaaatatttttaccaaaaacattcagttttaaaaacttaaaatttaaactaggTCGGGTTGTAAGAAAAAGGCAAAGTTTAAGCAAATCAATCTTCCTAGGCATAATGCTTTCTTGCCCATTTATGTAACTCGCTCAGCAGATAAAGCTGACAAAATATACAATGAATTACAAACAAACTGCCAGTGACTAAAACTATGTCAGAACATACCTGGCCTTGGATAAAATTGGGATATGTGAACTTGTGCAAACTGGTAATCTTTTATAAGATTGATAGTTTGTTCAAAGTCTTCATCTGTTTCACCTAAAATGTGCAAGACATGTTCAGCAGCAATCCGGAGACATCTCAGGACATGATAAATAATTACtaagaaaaatattcaaaaaGTATCTATATCATGATAGTAAGACACCACTGATTATTCATCAATTCTAACAAAATCACACAAAGAAATAAGACAAGAAATCGAGTTATATATCAAGAACTATAAAAAATCCACATTAATtggtaaaagtaataaaataaactaaaaaagtACCAGGAAAACCACATATTATATCAGTAGCAATATGCATCCCAGGAACAAGCTCTTTGAGAGTGTCAACCACTGTTCTGAACTCACTTACAGTGTACTCACGATTCATTGCCTAACATTGTCAACAGACCCATAAGTTGCAGGTAATAAGTCATAAACCagaaacttattttattttatagtatGAAAAATTCATGACAaagagagggagaaagagagGATTACATCTAGATAGACAGAGAAACTTTTATCCAACTTACTGTTAAGACAGAGTCGCTCCCTGATTGAACAGGAACATGTAAGAATGAATATACACATGGATGATTCAGTACTTCAGCAATTTCTTTCAAATGTTCCAGTATATATGGTGGATTGGTCATGCCTATGCGAAGCATGGTACTCCTATCAGGAGGAAGCTCAGTGATAATAGCATTTAAAAGAACTGGAAGGTTTTGTCCAATATCCCGACCTGAAATTTAGCATCACTTAGACCAAATAGTTATTATCAGATACATAGCATGAAGAATTAAATTATACAATTCCAGAAAACCAAAATACCAGAGACAAAATGGTTCTAACTATTGCATCAAGTCAACTAAGAGTAATAATTGCCTTTACCGTTACTCAGATAATTGAATATTCATTAACATGATCGGATGGTTTGTTTACTTGACTGGAGTGATAGGATTATAGcagggaagaggaagagaaagaggggaggaaaaaggaaaaacaatacATGGGATCATATTTTCCCCATGTCAAGAACATGATCTTTtccctctccctcctcttccctCCTATTCATCTAAACAGTCATTATGCTCACGGTGCAGTATCAATTATAAGTACAAAAAGAGAGGCTACACATTCTTTGTATAAACTAACATAGAGGATACTCGACAATTTCCAACATTAATCTATACAAGCAATCACCTTTAGTTCATTATCTACAACATTTTTTTATTAGATATCAAACTTTATCCTTTTTTTGTCTTAATTTATTTTGAACTTTAGAGAAGCAATTTAACAAGCGAACCAACTTATTGGCTTTTGGGGATCTATGGTATAATTAAGTTTTGAGTGAGTCAATCACATAGGCATGGAGATTACAATCATGTGGATGCAAACTGAACTCGATTTGGATCTATGAGTAAATTAAGATTGAGCCAAGTTTACACTTGAGCTAAGCCAATTTAATTGTGTTACTTGGGTTAGTGGGAAAGTTAATTTTGTATGGAGTATATAAAATCTTTTTCCCCTCCACTCCCAACGTGGTCATTCCCGAGCCATGTATTCTCAAAGCTTTCGCCTCCTTCCCTCCCGGTTATGGCTCTATCTCACTCACATTGCCCTTGTGTGTAGTCGCTTGTTGTTGCCCACACGAGAAGGCGCCTATTGTTGCACTTGCATGAAGTCGCTTGCCAATACCTCCATGTGCCTGAGACACAATCACCTCTTGAACACGCACATGGAGCACCACCTCCTTTGCACGTCCTTAGGCGACACTGTCCAACCCTTAGGCATGTTGCAGCAATGTTGACTGACTTCCGGCATTGCCTCATTCCCTTTCTCTTCCCAGCGGCAACCCCTCCCACATGCAACCATTAGTAATAGCCGACTTGGTGACACTATTAACTACACTTCCACCTCCCCTTCCTTCATTCTATACTTTAGGGCTTTCCCTGGATCAAAAAACAACTGATTACTATCGATTTAAGGATTCAGTGAGCAACTTCATGCTTTGTGTTGTGGAACGATCATCAATTATATACTAATACCTTATTTAGGTTAAATTGGTTTGAGCTTTTCACGTCATCAAAACACCTGCTAAGCTTATTTATCAAAGAGAGTTGTTAGGTAACACTTTCTTTGTCTAACTTATATTTTTACAATTTAGATATTGATGTTAGTGAACTTAACTTTAATAAATTGGGGATTTAAGGAGTGGTACATCCATTTACTTTAATAATTGTGATGTATTGAGGATGATGAACCTAGATTGGATCCACTAATCTAGGGAATACATGGAGTTTGAGGTTTAATATTCCTATCTTATATTAACCATATTTGgattttttattaagttatacTTATGTGATTATGTAGAGACTCTTCCATACAGAGCAACTAACCTCGAGGACTCTTGGTTCATCTTGCGGCATCTTTTCATATGGGTAAACTTATATGATCCCTTGTGCATGAATTAAATGTGTTCAATATTATATGGCGATAACATTATTTTATGAAAGGGAATTAAAATGATGTTAAACaagttcaaaatcaaattaaatcatggATTAAattctttagtgaaatgaatgTTTATTTTTCTCTTGCTTATCAATCATGTGAGACATCTTGCGAGGTCACATCTAAGGGGAGAAATTTTCAAGTTATAACATGATGCTCCAGTCACTTGTCGTTTAAATTGTTTTCCCTTCCATGTTCAATATTAATTCTCTTCCATTTTTAAATGTTTGTTTACAGATAGTACATTAAACCTTCAAATCATCTTCCAACACATAGTTAAATTAGAGTAACAATTATTAAATGGTGAAATATGTTAGCCCCTCAAATTAATCATTACTTAAAAGCAACATAGCTAAATTATATTTAAACCCAAAAGTTGAATAAATATTGTGTGAAAGCTTAAAGTGAAAGAATGGCTACAACAAGAGGCTATTTAAATGGTGAAAATAAATGCTAAAAAGTAAATACTCCAAGCGTAAAAATATAATCATGGTTCCTGCCCACCTATGGGCTTCATGGTATTGTTTCATTGTGCCATCGTGTATGGTTAATATTGTGTGGTTCACTATATTGCTATCTACCACCTAGAGGGCTTTGACCCATGTGTCAGATGATTTCAATGATTTGTAGTCATGATAAAATGTGCTAAATGTGACAAACATTGAAAGTTAATTATGtgcttaaaaaaaactaaaaagttAGGAGGAGAACCACGTGTTGGTTCGTTCTTAAATAAGATTATGTTCGTGTACATATATCCTCTTACCCAATTTGTAATATGTTCTTACTCTGTATTTACCTTGTCCTCCAAATTTTATAAGCAAGCGTAGGTATTCCAGGCCTTCACTAGTTCCAATTAGCATATCTAGAGTTACTCAAAGATACTCGAACATGTTAGAAaccattttttttgtttaatttgcattttcttgttttactttttgTTCAGTGTTTTATTTTCTTATATGTACCAATTTTACTGATAGATGCTCTTTTATATAGTATACATTCCTTTTTAAGATGTACCTGTTTGTAAGATGAAAATATATGTAGATCTTTGATAAGAAACTTATTGGCTTTCGTTTCCTTGAGTTCATACACAGTTCCGGACATATATATAGTATACATTTGATTCAATTGTCACCTAAAGAGGTACTCCTTGAGCATGGTAGGATAACCCCAGGCCATGACATTTTTAACTAAAATAGTTCACCAAAAAATCACTAACCATATGCACCAGTGTCTT is a window encoding:
- the LOC121981527 gene encoding threonylcarbamoyladenosine tRNA methylthiotransferase-like — encoded protein: MEDIEDLVGAGAPPGLRLPVTAIGIKAKRKPKSRLLSDPVSPNPQIPGTQTIYLKTFGCSHNQSDSEYMAGQLSAFGYAVTEDPEQADLWLINTCTVKSPSQSAMATLIGKCKTAKKPLVVAGCVPQGSRDLKDLEGISIIGVQQIDRVVEVVEETLKGHEVRFLNRKTLPSLDLPKVRKNRLIEILPINVGCLGACTYCKTKHARGHLGSYTVESLVERVKNVISEGVKEIWLSSEDTGAYGRDIGQNLPVLLNAIITELPPDRSTMLRIGMTNPPYILEHLKEIAEVLNHPCVYSFLHVPVQSGSDSVLTAMNREYTVSEFRTVVDTLKELVPGMHIATDIICGFPGETDEDFEQTINLIKDYQFAQVHISQFYPRPGTPAARMKKVPSTVVKNHSRELTSVFESFSPYQGMTGQTLRIWITEIATDGVHLVGHTKEYIQVLVIAPESMLGTSVDAKITSVGRWSVFGEITETPVFVEDAAHLGRPLAGSSISCVNCECSEDPMPCQCLGENSCGQQISSTEHEGHTKTAMNGSHSEITFIASTKSMPLRKRRPQGESNEINLVNNQEAAHVCSKLVAIDWILLGGIALSFITSSVVLILLSSNLFS